The Acidobacteriota bacterium genome includes a window with the following:
- a CDS encoding aldehyde dehydrogenase family protein → MDATTEQELRAGDGSGARMLIDGEWVGRDEVIEVRNPFDGQMVDTVPRGTVADVDRAIAAADRAAGVPWPTHARYDVLMRAAARLDADRDSYARTIALEGSKSIREAQREPVRCVNLLRLAAEAGRRLAGETLPFDSRVGSENRVGYYFRFPIGVVGAITPFNDPLAMVCHKIGPALAGGNAVVLKPGTATPLSALRLAQDLMLAGLPPGRLNVVTGRGSEVGDAIVTDPRVGLVTFTGGVETGLHITRTAGIKKLSMELGSNSPVIVLADADLDRAVPAIADGAFAQAGQNCLGVQRVFVHDAIYDSFRQRFVDHVGRLRAGSSMDPATDVCAMITLGQAERVERWIREAVDGGARVLVGGRREGTLIWPTVLESLPAGARLDCDEVYGPVVSLYRVASLDEAIAAANRVNYGLHAAIFTENLRHAFTAIQGLHVGGVMVNDSTDYRLDVMPFGGTKLSGIGREGIDFALREMTETRVVCFNL, encoded by the coding sequence ATGGATGCAACGACTGAACAGGAATTACGGGCGGGCGACGGGAGCGGCGCCAGGATGCTCATTGACGGGGAGTGGGTCGGGCGCGACGAGGTGATCGAGGTTCGCAACCCGTTCGACGGTCAGATGGTCGATACGGTGCCGCGGGGAACCGTCGCCGACGTCGATCGGGCGATTGCCGCCGCCGATCGGGCGGCCGGTGTGCCGTGGCCGACGCACGCGCGCTATGACGTGTTGATGAGAGCCGCGGCACGGCTCGACGCGGATCGCGACAGCTACGCCCGAACGATTGCGCTCGAAGGGAGTAAGTCGATTCGCGAGGCTCAGCGCGAACCGGTCCGATGCGTCAACCTGCTGCGCCTGGCGGCTGAGGCCGGCAGGCGCCTCGCGGGGGAAACGCTGCCGTTCGACAGCCGCGTCGGATCCGAGAACCGCGTGGGCTACTACTTCCGGTTTCCGATCGGCGTCGTCGGCGCCATCACCCCGTTCAACGATCCTCTGGCGATGGTGTGTCACAAGATCGGTCCTGCTCTAGCGGGCGGCAACGCCGTCGTACTGAAGCCCGGGACGGCAACGCCGCTGTCCGCGCTTCGGCTGGCGCAGGACCTGATGCTGGCGGGGCTTCCACCAGGACGGCTGAACGTGGTGACGGGCCGCGGCTCCGAGGTGGGCGATGCGATCGTCACGGATCCGCGCGTCGGCCTGGTCACCTTCACGGGCGGCGTCGAGACGGGCCTGCACATCACGCGAACCGCGGGCATCAAGAAGCTCTCGATGGAACTGGGTTCGAATTCCCCGGTCATCGTCCTGGCGGATGCCGATCTCGATCGCGCCGTGCCCGCGATCGCCGACGGGGCGTTCGCACAGGCTGGACAGAACTGCCTGGGCGTGCAGCGTGTGTTCGTGCACGACGCGATCTACGACAGTTTCCGCCAGCGGTTCGTCGACCACGTTGGTCGACTACGGGCGGGTTCGTCGATGGATCCTGCCACCGATGTCTGCGCGATGATCACACTCGGTCAGGCCGAACGGGTCGAACGCTGGATTCGCGAAGCCGTTGACGGCGGCGCGCGCGTGCTCGTGGGAGGTCGCCGGGAAGGAACACTCATCTGGCCGACGGTGCTGGAGTCGCTGCCCGCAGGCGCCAGGCTGGACTGCGACGAAGTCTACGGCCCCGTCGTCTCGCTGTACCGGGTGGCGTCACTCGACGAGGCCATCGCCGCCGCGAACCGCGTCAACTACGGGCTGCACGCCGCGATCTTTACGGAGAACCTCCGTCATGCGTTTACTGCTATCCAGGGCCTGCACGTCGGCGGCGTGATGGTGAATGACTCGACCGACTACCGGCTGGACGTGATGCCGTTCGGGGGGACCAAGCTCAGCGGCATCGGGCGGGAGGGGATCGACTTCGCGCTGCGCGAGATGACTGAAACCCGCGTCGTCTGTTTCAACTTGTAA